Proteins from one Telopea speciosissima isolate NSW1024214 ecotype Mountain lineage chromosome 1, Tspe_v1, whole genome shotgun sequence genomic window:
- the LOC122662115 gene encoding protein PHOSPHATE-INDUCED 1-like, with translation MLKMASSSSVSLLLLQLLLVVSLFHVSSAGRRLTELVQEQPLLQYHKGSLLSGQISVNLIWYGKFKQSQHAIISDFISSLSTTSPPLNTQPQPSVLTWWKTTEKYYHLSSKKQSSLSLHLGKQLLDENYSLGKSLTSKQLVQLAARGDHRNAINVVLTASDVAVEGFCVSRCGTHGSSLEHHHMKNVRYKKHKFAYIWVGNSETQCPGQCAWPFHQPIYGTQSSPLVAPNNDVGLDGMVINLASLLAGTATNPFGNGYYQGSAEAPLEAGSACPGIYGKGAYPGYAGELLVDSTTGASYNAHGVNGRKYMLPALYDPTTSSCSTLV, from the coding sequence ATGTTGaaaatggcttcttcttcttctgtttcccTTCTCCTCTTGCAACTCCTGCTTGTAGTTTCCCTCTTTCATGTCTCTTCTGCAGGAAGAAGACTGACTGAGTTGGTACAGGAGCAACCCCTGCTTCAATACCATAAGGGTTCCCTTCTTTCCGGCCAAATCTCAGTTAATCTCATCTGGTACGGCAAATTCAAGCAATCCCAACATGCTATCATCTCCGATTTCATATCTTCCCTCTCCACAACCTCACCTCCCCTGAACACCCAACCCCAACCCTCTGTTCTTACATGGTGGAAAACCACAGAGAAATACTATCATCTCAGCTCTAAGAAACAATCTTCGCTTTCCCTCCATCTGGGCAAGCAGCTCCTCGATGAGAACTACTCCTTGGGCAAATCTCTAACCAGCAAACAACTTGTTCAGCTCGCAGCCAGAGGCGACCATAGGAACGCCATTAACGTCGTCTTGACAGCCTCTGATGTTGCCGTTGAAGGGTTCTGCGTCAGTAGGTGCGGAACTCATGGGTCCTCTCTGGAACACCACCACATGAAGAATGTTCGCTACAAGAAGCACAAGTTCGCTTACATCTGGGTCGGCAATTCGGAGACTCAATGCCCTGGTCAATGCGCTTGGCCCTTCCACCAACCCATCTATGGAACTCAGAGCTCTCCTTTGGTCGCCCCCAACAACGACGTTGGCCTTGACGGAATGGTTATCAATCTCGCTAGCCTCTTGGCCGGAACTGCCACGAATCCATTCGGTAATGGTTATTACCAAGGATCTGCAGAGGCACCTCTAGAAGCTGGTTCGGCTTGCCCTGGTATATATGGAAAGGGAGCTTATCCGGGTTATGCTGGAGAGCTTTTGGTGGATTCGACGACCGGTGCTAGCTACAATGCCCACGGCGTAAATGGGAGGAAGTATATGCTTCCGGCCCTGTACGATCCTACCACATCTTCGTGCTCGACATTGGTCTAG